In a single window of the Streptomyces sp. NBC_00285 genome:
- a CDS encoding aminotransferase class I/II-fold pyridoxal phosphate-dependent enzyme yields the protein MLEGYLIEGRRAAEIAASVERAVGTGELEPGQLLPPMRELAVELSVNPNTVAAAYRTLRERGVIETAGRRGSRVRSKPATTGREYIRVAVPDGVRNVANGNPDPALLPKLAPAFAAAAERGDREPVLYGESTVDPELARLARRALDADGVPDGPLTVASGSLDVIERVLAAHLKPGDTIAVEDPGWGSLLDLVPALGLRMAPVGVDEEGPPVDDVRRALTSGARALIVTDRAQNPTGASVTATRARALRAVLGDHPDTLLIEDDHGHGIVDLPLHPLAGVTRHWAFVRSVAKAYGPDLRLAVLTGDEVTVDRVGGRHRLGPGWVSLLTQRAVAHLWAEGSPDTAEVAAAYRRRRDQLIDALAVRGVAAHGRSGLNVWIPVPDETGAVARLLHAGWAVAPGARFRMGAPQGIRVTVATLTAEEAVALADAVARALGPAPTRNHV from the coding sequence GTGCTAGAAGGATATCTGATCGAAGGTCGACGCGCAGCGGAGATTGCGGCGAGCGTCGAGCGCGCGGTGGGCACCGGAGAGCTTGAACCGGGTCAACTGCTGCCACCCATGCGGGAGTTGGCGGTCGAGCTCAGCGTGAATCCCAACACGGTCGCGGCCGCGTACCGCACCCTGCGTGAGCGCGGAGTCATCGAGACCGCCGGGCGACGAGGCAGTCGGGTGCGGTCGAAACCGGCGACCACGGGACGCGAGTACATCCGGGTGGCGGTCCCGGACGGTGTGCGGAACGTGGCGAACGGCAACCCGGACCCGGCGCTGCTCCCCAAGCTGGCCCCCGCGTTCGCCGCGGCCGCCGAGCGGGGCGACCGGGAGCCCGTGCTGTACGGCGAGTCGACCGTGGACCCGGAGCTGGCGCGCCTCGCACGCCGGGCGCTGGACGCGGACGGCGTTCCCGACGGCCCCCTCACCGTCGCCTCCGGCTCCCTGGACGTGATCGAGCGCGTACTGGCGGCCCACCTCAAACCGGGCGACACCATCGCGGTGGAGGACCCCGGCTGGGGCAGCCTCCTCGACCTGGTCCCGGCGCTGGGCCTGCGCATGGCCCCGGTGGGCGTGGACGAAGAGGGCCCACCGGTGGACGATGTGCGTCGCGCCCTGACGTCCGGCGCGCGCGCCCTGATCGTCACCGACCGCGCCCAGAACCCGACCGGAGCCTCGGTGACGGCCACGCGCGCGCGTGCCCTGCGCGCCGTACTCGGGGACCACCCGGACACCCTCCTGATCGAGGACGACCACGGCCACGGCATCGTGGACCTCCCCCTGCACCCGCTGGCCGGCGTCACCCGGCACTGGGCCTTCGTCCGCTCGGTCGCCAAGGCCTACGGGCCCGATCTGCGCCTGGCCGTCCTCACCGGCGACGAGGTCACGGTCGACCGGGTCGGAGGCCGCCACCGACTGGGCCCCGGCTGGGTCAGCCTCCTCACCCAGCGGGCGGTGGCGCACCTGTGGGCCGAGGGTTCACCGGACACGGCGGAGGTGGCGGCGGCCTACCGCAGGCGCCGCGATCAGCTGATCGACGCGCTGGCGGTGCGCGGGGTCGCGGCCCACGGCCGCAGCGGACTCAACGTGTGGATCCCGGTCCCGGACGAGACCGGAGCGGTGGCCCGTCTGCTCCACGCGGGCTGGGCGGTGGCCCCGGGTGCCCGCTTCAGGATGGGTGCCCCGCAGGGGATCAGGGTGACCGTGGCGACCTTGACCGCCGAGGAGGCCGTTGCTCTGGCGGACGCCGTCGCCAGGGCGTTGGGCCCGGCGCCGACCAGGAATCACGTGTAG
- a CDS encoding LysR family transcriptional regulator, which yields MLNLERLRTLDALARHGSVSGAAEGMHITTSAVSQQMSKLEREVGQQLLAKNGRGVRLTDAGRLLAEHAARILSQVELAQSDLEAQRGQVVGELRLSAFPTAARGLFPAALSGLRTQHPGLRISSREMEPEAALLAVLRGDHDLAVVLDWYNKPLPLPDGLVKASIVDDTADVAMPATHRHAHRSEVDLEEFADDDWVTWGENEFCHEWLMHTLRSKGVEPRVSHRAEEHPTQLALVAAGLGVCVAPRLGRGPLPDGVRAVPVRQSVSRHIYAVWRADADRRPSIRAAVQALKSAAEKAA from the coding sequence ATGTTGAACCTGGAGCGCCTGCGCACCCTCGACGCCCTCGCCAGGCACGGCTCCGTCAGCGGTGCCGCCGAGGGGATGCACATCACGACGTCGGCCGTCTCGCAGCAGATGTCCAAGCTGGAGCGGGAGGTCGGCCAGCAGCTCCTCGCCAAGAACGGCCGGGGTGTGCGGCTCACCGACGCGGGCCGCCTGCTGGCCGAGCACGCCGCCCGCATCCTGTCCCAGGTCGAGCTCGCCCAGTCCGACCTGGAGGCCCAACGCGGCCAGGTGGTGGGGGAGTTGCGTCTGTCCGCGTTCCCGACGGCCGCGCGCGGGCTGTTCCCGGCCGCGCTGTCGGGGCTGCGCACACAGCATCCGGGCCTGCGGATCAGCTCGCGCGAGATGGAGCCCGAGGCCGCACTCCTCGCCGTGCTCCGCGGCGATCACGATCTCGCGGTCGTCCTGGACTGGTACAACAAGCCGTTGCCCCTGCCCGACGGGCTGGTGAAGGCGTCGATCGTCGACGACACAGCCGACGTGGCGATGCCCGCGACCCACCGGCACGCGCACCGGAGCGAGGTCGATCTGGAGGAGTTCGCCGACGACGACTGGGTCACCTGGGGTGAGAACGAGTTCTGCCACGAGTGGCTGATGCACACCCTGCGCTCCAAGGGCGTCGAACCCCGCGTCTCGCACCGTGCGGAGGAGCATCCGACCCAACTCGCCCTGGTCGCCGCGGGGCTGGGGGTGTGTGTGGCGCCCCGGCTGGGGCGCGGACCGCTCCCGGACGGAGTGCGGGCCGTGCCCGTACGGCAGTCGGTCAGCCGGCACATCTACGCCGTGTGGCGCGCCGACGCCGACCGCCGCCCGTCGATCCGGGCGGCGGTGCAGGCGCTCAAGTCGGCGGCGGAGAAGGCCGCTTGA
- a CDS encoding FMN-binding negative transcriptional regulator — protein sequence MLIHPWDAARDDAEWQQWLAVHDFGQLAVNGPAGEPPFVQPLHFAYDPGLGLGLGEVVTHLARPNPLWDAVEANSEVVLSVVDDYAFVPGPWQADPDVPPECGVPTSFYAAVQLRCRAHLVDDPAEKAALLNRQVGHFQPEGGTAEVAAGEVPFGRQLSGIRGLRLEVTGVRAKFKYAGKRTLEVQDRIAGKLADRDAPGDAAAREHLLRRQRA from the coding sequence ATGCTGATCCATCCCTGGGACGCGGCCCGCGACGACGCCGAGTGGCAACAGTGGCTCGCCGTCCACGACTTCGGGCAGCTCGCGGTCAACGGCCCGGCGGGCGAGCCGCCGTTCGTCCAGCCGCTGCACTTCGCCTACGACCCCGGGCTCGGACTCGGACTCGGTGAGGTCGTCACGCATCTCGCGCGGCCCAACCCGCTCTGGGACGCCGTGGAGGCGAACTCGGAGGTGGTGCTGAGCGTGGTCGACGACTACGCCTTCGTCCCGGGCCCCTGGCAGGCCGACCCGGACGTCCCGCCCGAGTGCGGGGTGCCCACGAGCTTCTATGCGGCCGTCCAACTCCGTTGCCGCGCCCATCTGGTGGACGATCCGGCCGAGAAGGCCGCGCTGCTCAACCGCCAGGTCGGCCACTTCCAGCCGGAGGGCGGCACCGCGGAGGTGGCGGCGGGTGAGGTGCCGTTCGGTCGGCAGCTGTCGGGGATCCGCGGGCTGCGGCTCGAAGTGACCGGCGTGCGGGCGAAGTTCAAGTACGCCGGCAAGCGGACCCTGGAGGTGCAGGACCGGATCGCGGGAAAGCTGGCCGACCGGGACGCTCCGGGGGACGCGGCGGCGCGTGAGCATCTGTTGCGACGTCAACGCGCCTGA
- a CDS encoding DMT family transporter, translating into MTTATVTEAPVRAVRRPALDWRLRFGVLSLIWGFSFLLIKVGTEGYAPFQVTLGRLLFGTLVLAAAMAVKRERPPRGVRTWGHLAVAGFLLNALPFSLFAYAELTIPSTLAGICNATSPLWGMALSMVALSEDRPTRVRVAGLGLGFVGVLTVLGAWQGFSGLDGRGTVMALLASLSYPIGWIYVRRTLAGVGHSHISLTGAQLLLATVQLAVATALFSGVPTHVDALPLLAVATLGALGTGVALLIQYGLVAEVGPTTAQMVTYFIPVIATGAGVAVLGESLSWSTPVGAVVVLAGAALTQIRRGARRNGSRTAGGRGSSGRGSDRPGSDRAGRAHAAESRVEAAPHP; encoded by the coding sequence ATGACCACTGCGACCGTCACCGAAGCCCCGGTCCGGGCTGTCCGCCGCCCCGCCCTGGACTGGCGTCTGCGCTTCGGCGTGCTCTCGCTGATCTGGGGGTTCAGCTTTCTGCTGATCAAAGTGGGCACGGAGGGGTACGCACCCTTCCAGGTCACGCTCGGGCGGCTGCTGTTCGGGACGCTGGTGCTCGCGGCGGCGATGGCGGTGAAACGGGAGCGACCCCCACGCGGGGTGCGCACCTGGGGCCATCTGGCGGTCGCGGGGTTCCTGTTGAACGCACTGCCGTTCTCCCTCTTCGCCTACGCGGAGTTGACCATTCCGTCCACGCTGGCGGGGATCTGCAATGCGACCTCGCCGTTGTGGGGGATGGCGTTGTCCATGGTCGCCCTGTCCGAGGACCGGCCCACGCGCGTACGGGTCGCGGGGCTCGGGCTCGGGTTTGTGGGGGTGCTGACGGTTCTCGGCGCGTGGCAGGGCTTCAGCGGCCTGGACGGCAGGGGGACGGTGATGGCCCTGCTGGCCTCACTCAGCTATCCGATCGGGTGGATCTACGTCCGCCGGACCCTCGCGGGTGTGGGCCACTCCCACATATCCCTGACGGGCGCGCAGTTGCTACTGGCCACGGTTCAACTGGCCGTCGCCACCGCGCTGTTCAGCGGGGTACCGACGCATGTCGACGCGCTGCCCCTGCTCGCCGTCGCGACTCTGGGTGCCCTCGGGACGGGAGTGGCCCTGCTGATCCAGTACGGCTTGGTCGCGGAGGTCGGGCCGACGACCGCCCAGATGGTCACCTACTTCATTCCGGTGATCGCCACAGGCGCGGGGGTCGCCGTGCTGGGTGAGTCGTTGAGCTGGTCAACGCCGGTGGGAGCGGTGGTCGTTCTCGCCGGGGCGGCGCTCACGCAGATACGGCGGGGCGCCAGACGCAACGGATCGCGGACGGCCGGCGGACGCGGGTCCAGCGGGCGCGGATCCGACAGGCCCGGGTCCGACAGGGCCGGTCGCGCCCACGCGGCGGAGTCGCGCGTCGAGGCGGCCCCGCACCCATGA
- a CDS encoding cysteine hydrolase — MPSYEQLSELLPFGNTVLLTVECQQGVVGPDSALPELAREARDSGALANIARLVAAARESGVQVIHAIAERRPDGRGANHNARLFHAAERLPVQQLTGTAAVRVAAPIEVAEEDLVVRRLHGLSPIQGTETDALLRNLGCRTLVVTGVSANVAIPNAVFDAVNRGYTVVVPGDAIAGVPADYTPAMVRHTLALVATIVTTDEVLAGFERARRPRVTPA; from the coding sequence ATGCCGTCGTACGAACAACTCAGCGAACTCCTCCCTTTCGGTAACACCGTCCTGCTCACCGTCGAGTGCCAGCAGGGCGTCGTCGGACCGGACAGTGCCCTGCCCGAACTCGCCCGCGAGGCACGGGACTCGGGCGCCCTCGCCAACATCGCGCGGCTGGTCGCCGCCGCCCGCGAGAGCGGGGTACAGGTCATCCACGCGATCGCCGAACGCCGCCCCGACGGACGCGGCGCCAACCACAACGCCCGCCTCTTCCACGCCGCCGAACGCCTGCCGGTCCAACAGCTGACCGGGACCGCCGCGGTGCGGGTGGCCGCCCCGATCGAGGTCGCCGAGGAGGACCTCGTCGTACGACGACTCCACGGGCTGTCCCCGATCCAGGGCACCGAGACGGACGCGCTGCTGCGCAACCTGGGCTGCCGCACGCTGGTCGTGACCGGGGTCTCGGCCAACGTGGCGATCCCGAACGCCGTCTTCGACGCCGTGAACCGCGGCTACACCGTCGTCGTGCCCGGCGACGCCATCGCGGGGGTGCCCGCCGACTACACCCCCGCCATGGTCCGCCACACCCTCGCCCTGGTCGCCACGATCGTGACCACCGACGAGGTGCTGGCCGGCTTCGAGCGGGCCCGGCGGCCCCGGGTCACGCCAGCGTGA
- a CDS encoding pyridoxamine 5'-phosphate oxidase family protein codes for MTVTQRRGRKIMMTPGELDEFLTSQRTCRVATVSADGAPHVSTLWFAWDGASIWLYSVVRSKRWTDLRRDPRVAIVVDTGEEYDDLQGVELSGAVDFVGEAPRTGELYAELDVPETLFARKNFRLEEMPHDGRHAWIRLTPEKIVSWDFRKLGSA; via the coding sequence ATGACCGTCACTCAGCGCCGGGGCCGGAAGATCATGATGACGCCGGGCGAGCTGGACGAGTTCCTCACCAGCCAGCGCACATGCCGGGTCGCCACCGTCTCCGCCGACGGCGCCCCGCACGTGAGCACGCTGTGGTTCGCCTGGGACGGCGCGTCGATATGGCTGTACTCCGTCGTGCGCAGCAAGCGCTGGACGGACCTGCGCCGCGACCCGCGGGTCGCGATCGTGGTCGACACCGGTGAGGAGTACGACGACCTGCAGGGCGTGGAACTGTCCGGAGCCGTGGACTTCGTGGGCGAGGCACCACGCACCGGTGAGCTGTACGCCGAACTCGACGTCCCCGAGACGCTGTTCGCCCGCAAGAACTTCCGTCTGGAGGAGATGCCGCACGACGGCCGGCATGCCTGGATACGGCTGACCCCCGAGAAGATCGTCTCCTGGGACTTCCGCAAGCTGGGCTCGGCCTGA
- a CDS encoding DMT family transporter — MSHTSSGLPIGRGLVYLIVAGTTWGTAGAVASLTYRTSDLGPVALSFWRCAAGLVVLLGVRAVRPRARTAASEPAGRRVLRVGASGLALAVFQTAYFASVRSTGLAVATVVTLGAGPVLIALGARVALGERLGRSGVVAVTGALAGLGVLMLGGAEASVRLQGVLLGLLSAAGCCVMTLITRAARAGSSGTSLGVFAVTSVCLLPFASAEGLVPHTAQPALLLVLLAYLATFPTALAYALYFAAAAVVRSTTVSVIMLLEPVSAAVLAVVLFGEHLTATTLVGTLLMLGAVAGLAVTEARVHA, encoded by the coding sequence GTGTCGCATACTTCTTCAGGCCTGCCCATCGGGCGAGGCCTCGTCTACCTGATCGTCGCCGGTACCACCTGGGGCACCGCGGGAGCGGTCGCCTCTCTGACCTACCGCACCAGTGACCTGGGCCCGGTGGCTCTCTCCTTCTGGCGCTGCGCGGCCGGGCTCGTGGTCCTGCTCGGCGTCCGTGCCGTACGGCCACGCGCGCGTACGGCCGCCTCGGAGCCGGCAGGCCGCAGGGTGCTGCGCGTCGGCGCCTCGGGCCTGGCGCTCGCGGTGTTCCAGACCGCGTACTTCGCCTCCGTACGGTCCACCGGCCTCGCCGTGGCCACCGTCGTCACCCTCGGCGCCGGCCCCGTCCTCATCGCACTCGGGGCACGCGTGGCCCTGGGGGAGCGGCTCGGGCGGAGCGGAGTCGTCGCCGTCACCGGCGCACTCGCCGGACTCGGCGTGCTGATGCTCGGCGGCGCGGAGGCGTCCGTACGGCTCCAGGGCGTACTCCTCGGCCTGCTCTCGGCGGCCGGCTGCTGTGTGATGACCCTGATCACGCGCGCCGCCCGGGCCGGGTCCTCCGGCACGTCCCTCGGGGTGTTCGCGGTCACCAGCGTCTGTCTGCTGCCCTTCGCGTCGGCCGAGGGACTGGTTCCGCACACCGCCCAACCCGCCCTGCTTCTCGTCCTGTTGGCCTACCTCGCGACCTTCCCCACGGCTCTCGCCTACGCCCTCTACTTCGCGGCGGCCGCGGTCGTCCGCTCCACCACCGTCTCCGTGATCATGCTGCTCGAACCGGTGAGCGCGGCGGTCCTGGCTGTCGTGCTCTTCGGCGAACACCTCACCGCGACCACCCTCGTCGGCACCCTGCTGATGCTGGGCGCGGTCGCCGGGCTCGCGGTGACCGAGGCGCGCGTACATGCGTGA
- the fabG gene encoding 3-oxoacyl-ACP reductase FabG yields MSSTEQRVAVVTGAARGIGAATAVRLAAEGRAVAVIDLDEAACKDTVEKITAAGGRAIAVGADVSDETQVQAAIARVVDELGAPTILVNNAGVLRDNLLFKMSVSDWDTVLNVHLRGSFLMSKAIQKHMVDAGFGRIVNLSSSSALGNRGQANYSAAKAGLQGFTKTLAIELGKFGITANAVAPGFIATDMTAATAERVGMGFEEFKAAAATQIPVARVGEPDDIANAIAFFTGEAAGFVSGQVLYVAGGPLD; encoded by the coding sequence ATGTCCAGCACAGAGCAGCGCGTAGCGGTCGTCACCGGTGCCGCGCGCGGCATCGGCGCCGCCACCGCCGTACGACTGGCGGCCGAGGGCCGCGCGGTCGCCGTGATCGACCTCGACGAGGCGGCCTGCAAGGACACCGTGGAGAAGATCACCGCGGCCGGCGGCCGGGCGATCGCGGTCGGTGCGGACGTCTCGGACGAGACCCAGGTGCAGGCCGCCATCGCGCGCGTGGTCGACGAGCTCGGCGCGCCGACCATCCTCGTCAACAACGCGGGCGTGCTCCGCGACAACCTGCTGTTCAAGATGAGCGTGTCCGACTGGGACACCGTCCTGAACGTGCACCTGCGCGGCTCCTTCCTGATGTCCAAGGCCATCCAGAAGCACATGGTCGACGCGGGATTCGGCCGCATCGTCAACCTGTCCTCCTCGTCCGCGCTGGGCAACCGGGGCCAGGCCAACTACTCCGCCGCCAAGGCCGGTCTGCAGGGCTTCACCAAGACCCTCGCCATCGAGCTCGGCAAGTTCGGCATCACCGCCAACGCCGTCGCCCCCGGCTTCATCGCCACCGACATGACCGCCGCCACCGCCGAACGCGTCGGCATGGGCTTCGAGGAGTTCAAGGCCGCCGCCGCCACCCAGATCCCGGTCGCGCGCGTGGGTGAGCCCGACGACATCGCCAACGCCATCGCCTTCTTCACGGGCGAGGCAGCCGGATTCGTCTCGGGCCAGGTGCTGTACGTCGCC
- a CDS encoding HipA family kinase, which yields MLKEAIVTRYVTPLREGGSLPGLVEADDHGTYVLKFTGAGQGRKTLVAEVVAGELARRLGFRVPRLVTLDLDPDLGLGEPDERVQELLKSSGGTNLGMDFLSGALGFDPLAFSVGAREAGRIVWFDALINNVDRSWRNPNLLRWRGEVWLIDHGASMIWQHNWPGAEKSAARPYDASDHVLRPFTPDVAAAAAELAPQVTEDLLAEVTAEIPDVWLADEPGFGSPDELRRTYARPLLARASVVHERIEGIQ from the coding sequence ATGCTCAAGGAAGCCATCGTGACCCGCTACGTCACGCCCCTGCGTGAGGGCGGCTCGCTGCCGGGGCTCGTCGAGGCCGACGACCACGGGACGTACGTCCTCAAGTTCACCGGCGCGGGACAGGGCCGTAAGACGCTGGTCGCCGAGGTGGTGGCCGGGGAACTCGCCCGGCGGCTCGGCTTCCGGGTGCCACGGCTCGTGACGCTCGACCTCGACCCGGACCTCGGGCTCGGCGAACCCGACGAGCGGGTGCAGGAACTGCTCAAGTCCAGCGGCGGCACCAACCTCGGCATGGACTTCCTCTCCGGCGCCCTCGGCTTCGACCCGCTGGCGTTCTCGGTCGGCGCCCGGGAGGCCGGGCGGATCGTCTGGTTCGACGCGCTGATCAACAACGTCGACCGCTCCTGGCGCAACCCCAACCTGCTCAGATGGCGGGGCGAGGTATGGCTCATCGACCACGGCGCGAGCATGATCTGGCAGCACAACTGGCCCGGCGCGGAGAAGTCCGCCGCCCGCCCCTACGACGCCTCGGACCACGTCCTGAGGCCGTTCACGCCGGATGTGGCCGCGGCCGCCGCCGAGCTGGCCCCGCAGGTCACCGAGGACCTGCTCGCCGAGGTCACCGCGGAGATCCCGGACGTCTGGCTGGCCGACGAGCCCGGCTTCGGGTCGCCTGACGAACTCCGGCGAACCTATGCGCGCCCCCTGCTCGCACGCGCGAGCGTCGTCCACGAACGGATCGAGGGGATCCAGTGA
- a CDS encoding pyridoxamine 5'-phosphate oxidase family protein has product MQGTTATTPEPTAYAPTDRTVPTRSPERASYDRELVHSILDEGYVCHLGFVRDGAPVVLPTLYGRVGERLYVHGSTGSRPLRMTGKADPGLQVCLTVTHVDALILARSAFHHSINYRSVVVHGLAYDVTDPEEKRRALDALVDHVIPGRALDSRPANKKELAATAVIRLDLDEVSAKLRTGGVNDEPEDLALPHWAGVVPLRKGYGAPVADGELAAGTEIPGYLASL; this is encoded by the coding sequence ATGCAGGGGACCACCGCGACCACGCCGGAGCCGACCGCCTACGCGCCGACCGACCGCACCGTCCCGACGCGCTCCCCCGAACGGGCCTCGTACGACAGGGAACTGGTGCACTCGATACTCGACGAGGGCTACGTCTGCCACCTCGGCTTCGTCCGCGACGGTGCCCCGGTGGTGCTCCCCACGCTCTACGGCCGGGTCGGCGAGCGGCTCTACGTCCACGGCTCGACCGGTTCGCGCCCGCTGCGGATGACGGGCAAGGCCGACCCCGGGTTGCAGGTGTGTCTGACGGTCACGCATGTCGACGCGCTGATCCTGGCCCGCTCGGCCTTCCACCACTCGATCAACTACCGGTCCGTGGTGGTGCACGGACTCGCGTACGACGTCACGGACCCCGAGGAGAAGCGCCGCGCCCTCGACGCGCTGGTCGACCATGTGATCCCGGGGCGTGCGCTCGACTCCCGGCCGGCCAACAAGAAGGAACTCGCCGCCACCGCCGTCATCCGCCTCGACCTCGACGAGGTCTCCGCCAAGCTCCGCACCGGCGGGGTCAACGACGAGCCCGAGGACCTCGCCCTCCCCCACTGGGCCGGCGTGGTCCCGCTGCGCAAGGGCTACGGCGCCCCGGTCGCCGACGGCGAGTTGGCCGCGGGCACCGAAATCCCCGGCTACCTGGCGAGCCTGTGA
- a CDS encoding DUF3037 domain-containing protein, producing the protein MTERHIIRGGRTDDREVYEYALLRVVPRVERGECINAGVLVYCRAKAYVGVRTHLDESRLRALDPDADVAGVRAALQAVEGVCAGGEAAGQATRDDAGRRFRWLIAPRSTVVQPGPVHTGLTLDPGAEPERLLDLLVR; encoded by the coding sequence GTGACCGAGCGCCACATCATCAGGGGCGGCCGCACCGACGACCGCGAGGTCTACGAGTACGCCCTGCTGCGGGTGGTGCCCCGCGTCGAACGCGGCGAGTGCATCAACGCCGGGGTGCTCGTGTACTGCCGCGCCAAGGCCTACGTCGGGGTGCGCACCCATCTCGACGAGTCCCGGCTGCGGGCACTCGACCCGGACGCCGACGTGGCCGGTGTCCGGGCCGCCCTCCAGGCCGTCGAAGGGGTCTGCGCCGGTGGTGAGGCGGCCGGACAGGCCACCCGCGACGACGCCGGACGGCGCTTCCGCTGGCTGATCGCACCCCGCTCCACCGTCGTTCAGCCGGGCCCGGTGCACACCGGGCTCACCCTTGATCCGGGCGCCGAACCGGAGCGTCTGCTCGACCTGTTGGTGAGGTAA
- a CDS encoding Rieske (2Fe-2S) protein: MTSELPHPVPAPARRTVVAAVGAAGLAVALTACGSGDDSSDSSSSTQAGANASGGGSSSSSGSGSGGTVLAKTSDIPEGGGTIFKDQGVVVTQPTAGTYKAFSSKCTHAGCAVGSVANGVIHCPCHNSEFSVEDGSVKKGPATQALPAEQITVSGDSITLA, from the coding sequence ATGACCAGCGAACTGCCCCATCCCGTTCCGGCTCCTGCTCGTCGTACCGTCGTGGCGGCGGTGGGCGCGGCGGGACTCGCCGTCGCGCTGACCGCGTGCGGATCGGGCGACGACTCGTCCGACTCCTCCTCCAGCACCCAGGCGGGTGCGAACGCGAGCGGCGGAGGTTCGAGTTCCAGCTCCGGCAGCGGCTCCGGCGGCACCGTCCTGGCGAAGACCTCCGACATCCCCGAGGGTGGTGGGACGATCTTCAAGGACCAGGGTGTCGTGGTCACCCAGCCGACGGCGGGCACCTACAAGGCGTTCTCGTCCAAGTGCACGCACGCGGGCTGCGCGGTGGGCAGCGTGGCCAACGGTGTCATCCACTGTCCGTGCCACAACAGCGAGTTCTCGGTCGAGGACGGCAGCGTCAAGAAGGGTCCCGCGACCCAGGCGCTGCCGGCCGAGCAGATCACCGTGAGCGGGGACTCGATCACGCTGGCGTGA
- a CDS encoding EamA family transporter yields the protein MHTSESSSVGGGKGVGLGLALVSALAFGGSGVAAKPLIEAGLDPLDVVWLRVAGAALLMLPLAVRHRSLLRRRPALLAGFGLLGVAGVQAFYFASISRIPVGVALLVEYLAPALVLGWVRFVQQRPVTRAAALGVVLAVGGLACVVEVWTGLSFDAVGLLLALGAACCQVGYFVLSDQGSDSGDAPDPLGVIAYGLLVGTAVLTVVARPWSMDFSVLTQRADMDGTPVAAGLLLGWIVLVATVLAYVTGVVSVRRLSPAIAGVVACLEAVVATVLAWVLLGEHLSAPQIVGGAVVLLGAFIAQSSTPAKGSADPIATGGAEGLLAARKTAV from the coding sequence GTGCATACGTCTGAGAGCAGCAGCGTCGGTGGCGGCAAGGGAGTCGGGCTCGGTCTGGCGCTGGTGTCCGCGCTCGCCTTCGGCGGATCCGGGGTCGCGGCCAAACCATTGATCGAGGCAGGGCTCGACCCGCTCGACGTGGTGTGGCTGCGGGTTGCGGGCGCGGCCCTGCTGATGCTGCCGCTCGCCGTGCGCCACCGCTCGCTGCTGCGCCGCCGACCCGCTCTGCTCGCCGGGTTCGGCCTGCTGGGCGTGGCCGGTGTGCAGGCCTTCTACTTCGCGTCGATATCCCGCATCCCGGTCGGCGTGGCCCTGCTCGTCGAATACCTCGCGCCCGCGCTGGTGCTCGGCTGGGTGCGGTTCGTGCAGCAGCGGCCGGTGACCCGCGCCGCCGCGCTCGGCGTGGTCCTCGCGGTGGGCGGCCTCGCCTGTGTCGTCGAGGTCTGGACAGGTCTGAGCTTCGACGCCGTCGGACTGCTCCTCGCGCTCGGCGCCGCCTGCTGCCAGGTCGGCTACTTCGTCCTGTCCGACCAGGGCAGTGACTCCGGCGATGCCCCCGACCCGCTCGGCGTGATCGCGTACGGCCTCCTCGTCGGCACTGCCGTGCTGACGGTCGTGGCCCGCCCGTGGAGCATGGACTTCTCCGTTCTCACGCAGCGGGCCGACATGGACGGCACCCCGGTCGCGGCCGGGCTGCTGCTCGGCTGGATCGTGCTCGTCGCCACCGTCCTCGCCTATGTCACCGGCGTGGTCTCGGTGCGCAGGCTCTCACCGGCGATCGCCGGAGTCGTGGCCTGCCTCGAAGCGGTCGTCGCGACGGTCCTCGCCTGGGTGCTGCTCGGCGAACACCTCTCGGCACCGCAGATCGTGGGCGGTGCGGTGGTCCTCCTGGGCGCCTTCATCGCCCAGTCCTCCACCCCGGCCAAGGGCTCCGCGGACCCGATCGCGACCGGCGGCGCAGAAGGGCTGCTCGCCGCCCGGAAGACCGCTGTCTGA